A single window of Gossypium arboreum isolate Shixiya-1 chromosome 13, ASM2569848v2, whole genome shotgun sequence DNA harbors:
- the LOC108463844 gene encoding ubiquitin receptor RAD23c-like isoform X1 has protein sequence MKVSVKTLKGTHFDIEVKPEDAVADVKKNIETVQGADVYPAAQQMLIFKGKVLKDDTTLAENSVTENSFIVIMLTKNKGASGECSTASTAPTKKAPEASSLPTATVPASTAPVVTSAAAAPPAESAPVASSTPLSDSDVYGQAASNLVAGSNLEGTIQQILDMGGGTWDRDTVVRTLRAAYNNPERAVEYLYSGIPEQAEAPPVAHAPVVGQTTSPAAPPQQPAQMAAIPTSGPNANPLDLFPQGLPNMGASGAGAGSLDFLRNSPQFQALRAMVQANPQILQPMLQELGKQNPNLMRLIQEHQGDFLRLINEPAEGGEGNILGQLAEAMPQAVQVTPEEREAIERLEAMGFDRATVLQVFFACNKNEELAANYLLDHMHDFQD, from the exons ATGAAGGTTTCCGTCAAAACTCTCAAAGGCACTCACTTCGATATCGAAGTCAAACCAGAAGATGCG GTTGCAGATGTAAAGAAGAACATAGAAACTGTTCAAGGGGCAGATGTTTATCCTGCTGCACAACAAATGCTTATCTTTAAGGGAAAAGTTCTTAAAGATGACACGACACTGGCTGAAAACAGTGTCACTGAAAATAGCTTTATTGTGATCATGTTGACAAAG AATAAGGGTGCATCTGGTGAGTGCTCAACTGCTTCAACGGCTCCTACAAAGAAA GCTCCTGAGGCAAGTAGTCTGCCAACAGCTACAGTACCAGCTTCGACTGCACCTGTTGTGACGTCTGCGGC GGCTGCACCTCCTGCTGAATCTGCTCCTGTTGCTTCAAGTACTCCTCT GTCAGATTCTGATGTTTATGGTCAAGCAGCATCTAATTTGGTTGCAGGGAGTAACTTAGAGGGAACAATCCAACAAATTCTTGACATGGGTGGAGGGACCTGGGACAGGGACACTGTTGTCCGCACCCTTCGCGCTGCTTATAATAACCCAGAGAGAGCTGTTGAATATTTGTATTCT GGCATCCCTGAGCAAGCTGAAGCTCCACCTGTGGCCCATGCTCCTGTAGTTGGGCAAACCACTAGCCCTGCAGCACCACCTCAACAGCCTGCACAAATGGCAGCTATTCCTACTAGTGGACCTAATGCAAATCCATTAGACCTCTTTCCCCAG GGCCTTCCGAACATGGGTGCAAGTGGTGCTGGGGCTGGCTCTCTTGATTTTTTACGGAACAGTCCACAG TTTCAAGCTTTGCGAGCGATGGTGCAAGCCAACCCACAAATATTACAG cctatgcttcaagagttGGGGAAACAAAATCCTAATCTAATGAGACTTATCCAAGAGCATCAGGGTGACTTTCTTCGCCTGATCAATGAACCTGCTGAAGGTGGAGAGGG AAACATTTTGGGGCAATTAGCTGAGGCGATGCCACAAGCTGTGCAAGTCACACCTGAAGAACGTGAAGCCATAGAACGG CTTGAAGCAATGGGGTTTGATCGTGCAACTGTGCTCCAAGTGTTCTTTGCGTGCAACAAGAATGAGGAACTTGCAGCCAACTACCTTTTAGATCATATGCATGATTTTCAGGATTGA
- the LOC108463844 gene encoding ubiquitin receptor RAD23c-like isoform X2, giving the protein MKVSVKTLKGTHFDIEVKPEDAVADVKKNIETVQGADVYPAAQQMLIFKGKVLKDDTTLAENSVTENSFIVIMLTKAPEASSLPTATVPASTAPVVTSAAAAPPAESAPVASSTPLSDSDVYGQAASNLVAGSNLEGTIQQILDMGGGTWDRDTVVRTLRAAYNNPERAVEYLYSGIPEQAEAPPVAHAPVVGQTTSPAAPPQQPAQMAAIPTSGPNANPLDLFPQGLPNMGASGAGAGSLDFLRNSPQFQALRAMVQANPQILQPMLQELGKQNPNLMRLIQEHQGDFLRLINEPAEGGEGNILGQLAEAMPQAVQVTPEEREAIERLEAMGFDRATVLQVFFACNKNEELAANYLLDHMHDFQD; this is encoded by the exons ATGAAGGTTTCCGTCAAAACTCTCAAAGGCACTCACTTCGATATCGAAGTCAAACCAGAAGATGCG GTTGCAGATGTAAAGAAGAACATAGAAACTGTTCAAGGGGCAGATGTTTATCCTGCTGCACAACAAATGCTTATCTTTAAGGGAAAAGTTCTTAAAGATGACACGACACTGGCTGAAAACAGTGTCACTGAAAATAGCTTTATTGTGATCATGTTGACAAAG GCTCCTGAGGCAAGTAGTCTGCCAACAGCTACAGTACCAGCTTCGACTGCACCTGTTGTGACGTCTGCGGC GGCTGCACCTCCTGCTGAATCTGCTCCTGTTGCTTCAAGTACTCCTCT GTCAGATTCTGATGTTTATGGTCAAGCAGCATCTAATTTGGTTGCAGGGAGTAACTTAGAGGGAACAATCCAACAAATTCTTGACATGGGTGGAGGGACCTGGGACAGGGACACTGTTGTCCGCACCCTTCGCGCTGCTTATAATAACCCAGAGAGAGCTGTTGAATATTTGTATTCT GGCATCCCTGAGCAAGCTGAAGCTCCACCTGTGGCCCATGCTCCTGTAGTTGGGCAAACCACTAGCCCTGCAGCACCACCTCAACAGCCTGCACAAATGGCAGCTATTCCTACTAGTGGACCTAATGCAAATCCATTAGACCTCTTTCCCCAG GGCCTTCCGAACATGGGTGCAAGTGGTGCTGGGGCTGGCTCTCTTGATTTTTTACGGAACAGTCCACAG TTTCAAGCTTTGCGAGCGATGGTGCAAGCCAACCCACAAATATTACAG cctatgcttcaagagttGGGGAAACAAAATCCTAATCTAATGAGACTTATCCAAGAGCATCAGGGTGACTTTCTTCGCCTGATCAATGAACCTGCTGAAGGTGGAGAGGG AAACATTTTGGGGCAATTAGCTGAGGCGATGCCACAAGCTGTGCAAGTCACACCTGAAGAACGTGAAGCCATAGAACGG CTTGAAGCAATGGGGTTTGATCGTGCAACTGTGCTCCAAGTGTTCTTTGCGTGCAACAAGAATGAGGAACTTGCAGCCAACTACCTTTTAGATCATATGCATGATTTTCAGGATTGA